A single genomic interval of Peribacillus sp. FSL H8-0477 harbors:
- a CDS encoding amino acid ABC transporter ATP-binding protein, giving the protein MEKRVMLRIRNLNKSFGDLHVLKDIDMKVLESDVVCLIGSSGSGKSTLLRCLNFLEKRDSGQILIEGEEVNPETQNINKVREKVGMVFQHFHLFPHMTVIDNIIEAPVHVKKVPKKQALAEAKELLRKVGLEDKADVYPSKLSGGQKQRVAIARAMAMKPDVLLFDEPTSALDPELVGEVLSTMKELAEDGMTMVVVTHEMSFAREVSDWIIFMQEGRVIESGPPEEFFTNPKETRTKDFLQTTVF; this is encoded by the coding sequence ATGGAGAAAAGAGTCATGCTTCGCATCAGAAATTTAAATAAATCCTTTGGTGATTTACATGTCCTAAAGGATATCGATATGAAAGTACTTGAAAGCGATGTTGTTTGTCTGATTGGTTCAAGTGGTTCCGGTAAAAGCACCCTGCTTCGCTGCTTAAACTTCCTTGAAAAAAGAGACAGTGGACAAATTTTAATTGAGGGTGAAGAAGTTAACCCAGAAACTCAGAATATAAATAAAGTCCGCGAAAAAGTCGGAATGGTCTTTCAACATTTCCACCTATTCCCCCACATGACTGTTATTGATAACATCATTGAGGCACCTGTTCATGTTAAAAAGGTTCCAAAAAAACAGGCACTTGCTGAAGCAAAAGAGCTTCTGCGTAAAGTAGGACTTGAAGATAAAGCAGATGTTTATCCAAGCAAGTTGTCCGGCGGTCAGAAACAGCGGGTAGCTATCGCTCGTGCAATGGCCATGAAACCTGACGTTCTACTTTTTGATGAACCAACTTCTGCCCTAGATCCAGAGCTTGTTGGTGAAGTGTTATCCACCATGAAAGAGCTTGCTGAAGATGGGATGACGATGGTTGTCGTTACACATGAAATGAGTTTTGCTCGTGAAGTGAGTGATTGGATTATTTTCATGCAAGAAGGACGCGTGATCGAAAGTGGTCCTCCGGAGGAATTCTTCACCAATCCAAAAGAAACGCGCACAAAAGATTTTTTACAAACAACTGTCTTTTAA
- a CDS encoding glutamine--tRNA ligase/YqeY domain fusion protein: MENNSPNFVRTIIKEDLESGKHNHIITRFPPEPNGYLHIGHAKAIILNFGVADEFNGETNLRFDDTNPIKEDVEYVNSIKEDVEWLGYKWDNLFFASDYFDEMYERALLLIKKGLAYVDDLSADEIREYRGTLTEPGKNSPYRDRTMVENLELFEKMRNGDFKNGEKVLRAKIDMSSPNINLRDPVIYRISHTEHHNTGDKWCIYPMYAFAHPLEDAIEGVTHSLCSLEFEDQRPLYDWIVKNCEMKHTPRQYEFGRLNLTNTVMSKRKLRQLVEEGYVDGWDDPRMPTISGLRRRGYTPEAIRNFCQEIGVSKAYGTIDSQMLDHFVREDLKLKAPRTMGVLKPLKVVITNYPEGEVEWLEAENNPENPEMGSRLIPFSREIYVEQEDFMENPPKKYFRLFPGNEVRLKHAYFIKCEEVIKDDEGNVIELHCTYDKETKSGSGFTGRKVKGTLHWVDANHSIPAEFRNYQPLIMDENPTEEEEEKTFLERVNPQSLEVMNGFVEPNMKEVNPQDKFQFFRHGYYNVDPKNTTTDKLVFNQIVSLKSSFKL, encoded by the coding sequence ATGGAAAATAATTCTCCGAACTTTGTACGAACGATTATTAAAGAAGACCTTGAATCCGGCAAGCATAACCACATTATTACCCGCTTCCCTCCAGAGCCAAATGGTTATTTGCATATCGGACATGCAAAAGCGATTATTCTTAATTTTGGTGTAGCCGATGAATTTAATGGAGAGACTAATCTCCGTTTTGATGATACGAACCCAATTAAGGAAGATGTCGAGTATGTAAACTCCATTAAAGAAGATGTTGAATGGCTTGGTTATAAATGGGACAACTTGTTCTTTGCATCGGATTATTTCGATGAGATGTATGAGAGAGCACTTTTACTGATCAAAAAAGGATTAGCCTACGTAGATGATCTAAGTGCAGATGAAATTCGCGAATATCGCGGTACACTCACTGAACCAGGTAAAAACAGTCCTTACCGTGACCGCACTATGGTTGAAAATCTCGAGTTATTCGAAAAAATGCGCAATGGTGATTTTAAAAACGGCGAAAAGGTGCTGCGTGCAAAAATTGATATGTCTTCCCCGAATATTAATTTACGTGATCCAGTTATCTACCGTATTTCTCATACAGAGCATCACAATACAGGTGATAAATGGTGTATCTATCCAATGTACGCCTTTGCTCACCCGCTTGAAGATGCTATTGAAGGAGTCACTCACTCCCTTTGCTCACTTGAATTCGAGGATCAACGTCCCCTTTATGATTGGATTGTCAAAAATTGTGAAATGAAGCACACTCCAAGGCAATATGAATTCGGCCGTTTGAACTTAACCAATACGGTTATGAGTAAACGGAAGCTCCGCCAGTTGGTTGAAGAAGGATATGTTGACGGCTGGGATGATCCACGGATGCCGACTATTTCTGGGTTAAGACGCCGCGGTTATACACCAGAAGCGATTCGTAACTTCTGCCAAGAAATTGGGGTTTCTAAAGCATATGGTACGATTGATTCACAGATGCTTGACCACTTTGTCCGTGAAGACTTGAAATTGAAGGCTCCACGTACTATGGGTGTTCTAAAACCACTTAAAGTCGTGATTACGAACTATCCAGAAGGTGAAGTAGAATGGCTTGAAGCTGAAAACAATCCAGAAAATCCGGAAATGGGATCTAGACTAATTCCATTCTCTCGTGAAATTTACGTAGAGCAAGAAGATTTCATGGAGAATCCGCCCAAAAAATATTTCCGTCTCTTCCCAGGAAACGAAGTGCGTCTAAAGCATGCTTACTTCATTAAGTGTGAAGAAGTCATAAAAGATGACGAAGGAAATGTAATCGAACTTCATTGCACATACGATAAAGAAACAAAGAGCGGCAGTGGTTTTACGGGCCGTAAGGTAAAAGGTACGCTGCATTGGGTTGATGCTAATCATTCTATCCCTGCAGAGTTCCGCAATTACCAACCGTTAATCATGGATGAAAATCCGACTGAAGAAGAGGAAGAAAAAACGTTCCTAGAGCGTGTAAATCCACAATCGTTAGAAGTCATGAATGGGTTTGTAGAACCAAACATGAAGGAAGTTAATCCACAGGATAAGTTCCAATTCTTCCGTCACGGATACTATAATGTTGACCCTAAAAACACTACAACAGACAAGCTGGTCTTCAACCAAATTGTCTCACTGAAAAGCTCATTCAAGCTATAA
- a CDS encoding IS1182 family transposase has protein sequence MFKEYNMNQLVLPLDLEVKLHKNDLAFHVHHLVESIPHEALEPFLRNEGCPAYHPRMMLKIILCAYTQSVFSGRKMEALLQDSLRMMWLAQGYEPSYRTINRFRVHPEVKELIRQCFVQFRCQLVQEKLIDQEAIFIDGTKIEANANKFTFVWKKSIENYHKSLIEKSNQLYDELIEKEIIPEIERENVEQLSSDELAQVVQKVEDVISEYDKEIEASSDAAERKTLRSERKFPKQVRKQVLNLLIRKQNYQRDFEIFGTRNSYSKTDPDATFMRMKDDYMKNGQLKAGYNLQVATEGQYTLAYSLFSNPTDTRTLIPFLDQIEQNYFELPKHIVADAGYGSEQNYDDILSNRKREALITYGMYQKEQKKKYKQNEFNPDNWQYDKENDTYTCPNQQRLVFKNHSVRTDKSGFTREFKLYECENCTGCPFRSSCTKAKEGTNRKLMVNEKWEQQKEYVRAKLSEEKTSSIYRQRKIDVEPVFGFLKANLRFNRFSVRGQKKVENEMGFALMAVNIRKFAVSR, from the coding sequence ATGTTTAAAGAGTATAACATGAATCAATTAGTTTTGCCTTTAGATTTAGAAGTGAAATTACACAAAAATGATCTTGCCTTCCACGTCCATCACTTAGTTGAAAGTATTCCTCATGAAGCGTTGGAACCTTTCCTGCGAAATGAGGGCTGTCCTGCCTATCATCCACGCATGATGTTGAAAATTATCTTATGTGCCTATACGCAATCTGTTTTTTCAGGGCGGAAAATGGAAGCTCTTTTACAGGACAGCCTCCGAATGATGTGGTTAGCACAAGGATATGAACCAAGTTATCGCACCATTAACCGTTTTCGTGTTCATCCAGAAGTAAAGGAATTAATCCGGCAATGTTTCGTTCAATTCCGTTGCCAGCTTGTTCAAGAGAAACTCATTGATCAAGAAGCAATCTTTATTGATGGAACAAAGATTGAAGCGAATGCGAACAAATTTACATTCGTGTGGAAAAAGTCTATTGAAAACTATCATAAAAGCTTAATCGAAAAATCTAATCAGTTATATGATGAGCTCATTGAAAAAGAAATCATTCCCGAAATCGAACGAGAAAACGTAGAGCAATTGTCCTCAGACGAGTTGGCTCAAGTGGTTCAAAAAGTAGAGGATGTCATTTCTGAATATGACAAAGAAATAGAAGCATCTTCAGATGCGGCAGAACGAAAAACGTTAAGAAGCGAACGAAAATTTCCAAAACAAGTACGGAAACAAGTCCTAAATTTACTTATAAGAAAACAGAACTATCAGCGAGACTTTGAAATCTTTGGCACCAGGAATAGTTATTCAAAAACAGACCCCGATGCGACCTTTATGCGAATGAAAGATGATTATATGAAGAACGGTCAATTGAAAGCTGGTTATAATCTTCAAGTCGCAACAGAAGGCCAATACACCCTGGCCTATAGCCTATTTTCGAATCCGACCGATACTCGCACCCTCATTCCGTTCTTAGATCAAATTGAGCAAAATTATTTCGAGTTGCCGAAGCACATCGTCGCAGATGCCGGATATGGAAGCGAACAGAATTATGATGATATTCTTTCGAATCGTAAAAGGGAAGCATTAATTACCTATGGGATGTACCAGAAAGAGCAGAAGAAAAAATACAAACAAAACGAATTTAATCCAGACAACTGGCAGTATGATAAAGAAAACGATACATACACGTGTCCGAATCAGCAGCGTTTGGTCTTCAAAAATCATTCCGTGCGTACGGACAAATCAGGATTCACACGCGAGTTCAAACTATATGAGTGTGAAAACTGCACAGGCTGTCCATTCCGTTCCTCTTGCACCAAAGCAAAGGAAGGTACGAACCGAAAATTAATGGTGAATGAAAAATGGGAACAGCAAAAAGAATATGTAAGAGCGAAGCTTTCAGAAGAAAAAACAAGTTCCATCTACCGTCAACGGAAAATAGATGTGGAACCAGTTTTTGGATTTTTGAAGGCTAATTTGCGTTTCAACCGATTTTCTGTCCGCGGACAGAAAAAGGTTGAAAATGAAATGGGATTTGCATTAATGGCCGTGAATATAAGGAAATTCGCGGTCAGTAGGTAA
- a CDS encoding STAS domain-containing protein translates to MRKIDKELYQYILDHSSLITENWLNMREKQDGSIYSVNAAGKIEQQLRTQNTLTIATVTSALLDDCDIFNESMVEWALIVAESRVKSDTPIYEVLEAMNKVREIYWKTIVTFISDTDKVTKEDIIRWNFLIHKAFDRLIGRFTELYYELTNMRLNAQQELINELSAPVIPLVDSVAVLPLTGDIDTHRAGRMLENVSEKCAAAEISHLFIDLSGVTIVDTMVAQQLFQVTKTLSLLGIKSTISGIRPEVAQTSIQLGLDFSGISTHSTLKQALQRAGIKLLQN, encoded by the coding sequence ATGAGAAAAATAGATAAAGAATTGTATCAATACATCTTAGATCATTCAAGTTTGATCACTGAAAACTGGCTGAATATGCGGGAAAAGCAGGATGGATCCATCTACTCGGTTAATGCAGCCGGAAAGATTGAACAACAATTAAGAACCCAGAATACGCTAACCATTGCTACGGTCACAAGTGCCCTTTTGGATGATTGCGATATATTTAATGAAAGTATGGTGGAGTGGGCATTAATCGTTGCTGAGAGCAGAGTCAAAAGTGATACACCTATTTATGAGGTGTTAGAAGCAATGAATAAGGTACGGGAAATTTACTGGAAAACAATTGTCACATTTATAAGTGACACAGACAAGGTTACGAAAGAGGATATAATCCGTTGGAATTTTCTCATTCATAAAGCCTTTGACAGGTTGATTGGAAGGTTTACTGAACTATATTATGAGTTAACAAATATGCGTTTGAATGCTCAACAGGAACTAATTAATGAATTGAGTGCCCCTGTCATTCCGTTAGTTGACTCAGTGGCTGTCCTGCCTTTAACAGGTGATATTGATACACACCGTGCAGGCAGGATGCTTGAAAATGTTTCGGAGAAATGTGCGGCTGCCGAGATTTCACATCTTTTTATTGACCTCTCCGGTGTAACAATAGTTGATACGATGGTGGCGCAACAGCTATTCCAAGTGACAAAAACCTTATCTCTTTTAGGGATCAAGTCAACAATCTCAGGAATTCGTCCTGAAGTGGCTCAAACCTCCATTCAGCTTGGCCTGGATTTTAGCGGAATTTCCACACACAGCACCTTAAAACAAGCTCTGCAACGGGCAGGCATTAAGCTGCTTCAGAACTAA
- the msrB gene encoding peptide-methionine (R)-S-oxide reductase MsrB: MVCDNNQLANETAIFAGGCFWCMVSPFDQKEGIIEVVSGYSGGSIENPTYSQVKTGQSGHLEVVKITFKPEIITYDQLLDIYWQQINPFDDGGQFSDRGSAYQSVIFYQNQLQKKKAEQSKIELEESGRFDRPIVTKILPSMPFYPAEEYHQSFYQKNAFRYALYQRSSGREAFFKKYWPKNRSELKATLTPMQYYVTQENGTEQPFDNEYWQNDKEGIYVDIVSGEPLFSSKDQYDSGCGWPSFKKPVMSASVVESVDLSHRMTRTEIRSRDADSHLGHVFEESNKSKRYCINSAALRFIPKERLEEEGYSDFLILFRMK, from the coding sequence ATGGTATGTGACAACAATCAGTTAGCAAATGAAACCGCTATATTCGCTGGGGGATGCTTTTGGTGTATGGTATCGCCTTTTGATCAAAAGGAAGGCATTATAGAAGTAGTCTCAGGTTATAGCGGAGGCAGCATAGAAAACCCAACGTACAGCCAAGTGAAAACAGGACAATCTGGACATTTGGAAGTAGTGAAAATAACCTTTAAGCCTGAAATAATTACCTATGACCAACTGCTGGATATTTACTGGCAGCAAATCAACCCCTTTGATGACGGCGGGCAGTTTTCTGACCGCGGGTCAGCGTATCAAAGCGTCATTTTTTATCAGAATCAACTACAAAAAAAGAAAGCTGAACAATCAAAAATTGAATTAGAAGAAAGTGGACGTTTTGACCGGCCTATTGTCACGAAAATCTTGCCATCTATGCCTTTTTATCCAGCTGAAGAGTATCATCAAAGTTTTTATCAAAAAAATGCTTTTCGGTATGCACTTTATCAAAGAAGTTCAGGCAGAGAAGCTTTTTTTAAGAAATATTGGCCAAAAAATCGAAGTGAATTAAAAGCTACATTAACGCCAATGCAGTATTACGTTACACAGGAGAACGGCACTGAACAACCGTTTGACAATGAATATTGGCAGAACGATAAAGAAGGAATATATGTTGATATTGTCTCAGGAGAACCACTATTTTCATCAAAGGACCAATATGACAGCGGGTGTGGCTGGCCTAGTTTCAAGAAGCCAGTCATGTCGGCGAGTGTAGTAGAAAGTGTGGATTTAAGTCATCGTATGACAAGAACGGAAATTCGCAGTCGTGATGCGGATTCTCATCTAGGACATGTGTTTGAGGAGAGTAACAAGAGTAAACGTTATTGTATTAATTCAGCAGCGCTGCGGTTTATTCCAAAAGAACGTTTGGAAGAAGAGGGGTATAGCGATTTTCTCATTTTATTTCGAATGAAATAA
- a CDS encoding NupC/NupG family nucleoside CNT transporter, whose protein sequence is MKFLIAIVGLLVVLGLAYLMSSNRKSVKIKPILLMIVIQLILAYVLLNTKFGLVIIEGIAGAFTKLLNYAGEGIAFVFGGIANEGEAPFFLTVLLPIVFISVLIGILQHFKILPFIMKWIGFLLSKVNGMGKLESYNAVASAIVGQSEVFITVKKQLGQLPPNRLYTLCASAMSTVSMSIVGAYMTMIEPAYVVTAIVINLFGGFIIASIINPYTVTEEEDILNVLEEEKQSFFEMLGEYIMDGFKVAIVVAAMLIGFVALIAMINSLFNMIFGISFQEVIGYIFAPFAILMGVPIAESVTAGGIMATKLVTNEFVAMIDLGNVQANLSEKTVGIISVFLVSFANFSSIGIVAGAVKGLNEKQGNVVARMGLKLLYGATLVSVLSAIIVSVIL, encoded by the coding sequence ATGAAGTTTCTAATTGCTATTGTAGGCCTTCTTGTGGTTCTTGGTTTGGCCTACTTAATGAGTAGTAACCGAAAAAGCGTTAAGATTAAACCGATTCTTTTAATGATTGTGATCCAGCTTATTCTTGCCTACGTATTACTAAATACAAAGTTTGGCTTAGTGATTATTGAGGGAATTGCTGGTGCTTTCACTAAACTGCTTAATTATGCTGGTGAAGGAATTGCCTTTGTGTTTGGCGGAATCGCCAATGAGGGAGAGGCACCGTTTTTCTTGACTGTCCTTCTGCCTATCGTCTTTATTTCGGTTTTGATTGGTATTCTTCAGCATTTTAAAATCCTTCCATTCATTATGAAATGGATAGGTTTCCTGCTGAGTAAAGTTAATGGAATGGGTAAACTTGAATCATATAATGCGGTAGCATCTGCTATTGTAGGGCAATCTGAAGTGTTCATAACTGTTAAAAAACAGCTTGGCCAATTACCGCCAAATCGTCTATATACATTGTGTGCATCAGCTATGTCTACGGTATCGATGTCTATTGTTGGTGCTTATATGACTATGATTGAACCGGCATATGTAGTGACGGCGATTGTAATTAATTTATTTGGCGGATTTATAATTGCCTCAATTATCAACCCGTATACGGTAACAGAAGAAGAAGATATCTTAAATGTACTAGAAGAAGAAAAGCAAAGTTTTTTTGAGATGCTTGGTGAGTACATTATGGATGGATTTAAGGTAGCAATTGTTGTGGCAGCGATGCTGATTGGATTTGTTGCGCTGATTGCTATGATTAATAGCTTGTTTAATATGATTTTTGGAATCAGCTTCCAAGAAGTAATTGGATATATTTTTGCACCTTTTGCGATTCTTATGGGAGTTCCGATAGCGGAATCTGTAACGGCGGGTGGTATTATGGCAACAAAACTCGTTACTAATGAATTTGTTGCGATGATTGATTTAGGGAATGTTCAAGCGAATTTAAGTGAAAAAACAGTAGGAATTATCTCAGTCTTCCTTGTCTCTTTCGCTAATTTCTCCTCAATCGGTATTGTCGCAGGAGCGGTTAAGGGTTTAAATGAAAAACAAGGGAATGTTGTGGCTCGTATGGGACTAAAATTACTTTATGGAGCAACATTAGTAAGTGTCCTGTCTGCAATCATTGTCAGCGTCATTCTTTAA